In Streptomyces sp. NBC_01717, one DNA window encodes the following:
- a CDS encoding GntR family transcriptional regulator — protein MVDSSKDHGRTFPGRSGVEAPERISLGVRARDAVRQRIVDGRYPQGARLVEREVAEELRMSRVPVREALRALVTEGLLELLPHSGVRVRRLERVDVEHLYEVWEPLAVQASRLAARRVARAVPGELSPLAPLQASLDRAERAAGDGDGAREVAAHTAFHEDIVTLTGNPLLARTMEQLSWQLQLLFGMRKEPEHMRAQHEVMFRHIAQGDEEAAAASTLLHVRDSRAVAIKALFED, from the coding sequence GTGGTGGACAGCAGCAAGGATCACGGCCGCACGTTCCCCGGCCGTTCGGGTGTGGAGGCGCCGGAGCGCATCTCGCTCGGCGTCCGGGCGCGGGATGCCGTCCGGCAGCGGATCGTCGACGGTCGCTACCCGCAGGGGGCGCGCCTCGTGGAGCGTGAAGTCGCCGAGGAGCTGCGCATGTCCCGGGTCCCCGTGCGTGAGGCCTTGCGCGCACTCGTCACCGAGGGTCTGCTCGAGCTGCTGCCGCACAGCGGTGTGCGGGTACGTCGGTTGGAGCGAGTCGACGTGGAGCACCTGTACGAGGTGTGGGAGCCGCTCGCGGTACAGGCGTCGCGTCTCGCGGCCCGCCGCGTGGCCCGGGCCGTGCCGGGTGAGCTGTCACCCCTGGCCCCGCTGCAGGCGTCCCTTGACCGGGCCGAGCGGGCTGCCGGCGACGGCGACGGAGCGCGCGAGGTGGCGGCTCACACCGCTTTCCACGAGGACATCGTGACACTGACCGGCAACCCACTGCTCGCCCGCACCATGGAGCAGCTGAGCTGGCAGCTTCAGCTGTTGTTCGGGATGCGCAAGGAGCCCGAGCACATGCGGGCACAGCACGAGGTGATGTTCCGGCACATCGCGCAGGGCGACGAGGAGGCGGCAGCGGCGAGCACGCTGCTGCATGTGCGCGACAGCCGGGCAGTGGCCATCAAAGCGCTGTTCGAAGACTGA